One stretch of Anolis carolinensis isolate JA03-04 chromosome 3, rAnoCar3.1.pri, whole genome shotgun sequence DNA includes these proteins:
- the LOC134297421 gene encoding nanos homolog 2-like has translation MGGSNVKGLEPLPLYIKQRLRLQYVAFSVCPHQGRIGTMLSRSAMHVPHYAPSMFREFDRWKGYLSLAKVVTEIIAERKKVPFPSQSWDTMEYDMQLVLNEDNFETASQWVNGSSSSSKSSKGSANGQASQNKEICNFCKHNGESKQVYSSHRLKGMDGTVECPILRKYTCPLCGATGEKAHTLKYCPLSQGKRSLYRKCGRNSAGRKVWRMEAQFS, from the exons atgggagggtccaatgtgaaaggtttggaacccctccccttatatataaaacaaagactccgcctccaatatgtggcattcagtgtgtgtccacaccagggtagaattggcaccatgctctccagatcagccatgcacgtgccacattatgccccttccatgttcagggagtttgacagatggaagggctatctgagccttgcgaaagtggttacggagatcatcgcggaacgcaagaaggtcccatttccatctcagagttgggacacaatggagtacgacatgcagctagtcctcaacgaggacaactttgaaacagcatcacaatgggttaatggaagcagttccagcagcaagagctccaaaggtagtgccaatggccaggcttcccaaaacaaggagatttgcaatttctgcaaacacaacggggaatccaagcaggtctattcgtcccaccggctgaaggggatggacggcaccgtggagtgccccatcttgcgcaaatacacctgtccgctctgcggtgccacgggcgaaaaggcccatactttaaaatactgcccactgagccaagggaagaggtcgctgtatcgcaagtgcggacgtaactcggctggacgcaag gtttggagaatggaagcccaattctcttag